DNA from Onychomys torridus chromosome 1, mOncTor1.1, whole genome shotgun sequence:
GAGAGAGGTGGGATGGGGTCTGGAATCCTAGGTCAGACCGAACAGGCCTGGGATCTGGACTTAGATGGGTTTTGGGGGACGAGGGCTGGATTTTGGGCGTAGTCTGGAGGAGGGCGGGGGTCTGAGTTTGTTCTAAAGGAGGAGGGATTGGGCTCTGAACTTGGACTGAAGGAGGCGGGTGCGATTGGGATCTGGACTCTTGGGTttgaggacctggagagatggagtATAGATCCCTGAATCTGAGGGGAGATGGGGCTCGTGGACGCGAGGCATTCATCCGGTGCCCAGAGGTGCTCAGGAGAGAAGTCCTTGGTGTGACCCTCCTTCCAGAGGCCTTATACGGGCACTTGGAGTGTGGGGGGAGCTGGGGAGCCATGTGGGATTAGAGCTGTGTCCACCGCTGGTGTGGGGCGTGGCCGAGTCTGAGTCTGTGGAGTGATGGATGACTTCAGGAGATGGCAGTAGGGGTGCTGGGTGTGGCCCAGAGAGTGGAACTAGGAGGAAGCTCAAGGGGCGTTTCCTCGCCCTGCTTAGGTCTTTGGCTGAGCATTCCTGAGCTCTGACTTGAAATGGTGCTGGAGGCCCTCTGGACTGGCAAGGACGTCATCTCTCTGaagctctccctttcttttcttcctcctttcctaacCAACTTTCCTCCAGAACGACGCTTTATGCTCTTCCCTCCTCCGCCTTGTGTGGATGGCTGGGCAGtagcccactttttttttttttttttttaaagcagggtctcttggttgtcctggaacttgctgtgtagaccttgctggccttgtactcacagagatcctcctgcctctgcttcctgagtgtcgGGATTAAAGACTATCAATAGCCCACTTTTTATAGTGCTGGGTGTGAAACTAGTCCTGGCTTCCCTTTAACCAATCCCGGTGGGATCTGAGATTTCTGCCTTCCTGTGACACCTACCAGGTGCACTGGAGGCCCTACCACTGACCTGGGAGCCTACATTAACTGTGTGTGCCTAATTCTAATTTAGCATGAGTTTTCTAACCTGAAGCAAGGGAAGCGATGTGTCCTCGAGCTTAGCAAGGCGATTTGAAGAATTTTAAAGGAGTTTCTGTCTGTAGTCAGAGAGTTTAATTCCCCTAACCGCATCCCCACCTGGTATTGGGTATCGGGGGTTGAACCCAGTACCTCCATATGCTAGTCAAATACTCCACTTacctcaccaccacccccccccccccccccccctttttttttttttttttttttgtaattttagcTTGTCTTGAAGACTATGGCTACAGGAAGGCCTTGAATTTTCCAATCCTGCCTCTCCTGGGGTTCTGGGAATACAGTCCTGCACTACCAGGCCAGACTCATCCCCATTCCATTCGGGACTCGGaactaaaaaagcaaaaaacaaaacaaacaaacaaacaaaaatccaaaaacgAAACagaccaaccaacaaacaaaacccagcacttgggcaacagaggcatgcggatctctgtgagctcgatgTCTTCATGCTGGCACGCTCTAGGCCAGcgagggttacatagtaagagcttgtctcaaaatagacttaaaatatatttactttgcaGGGGGTGGGGTCGGGGCGCACGGACTATAGGgcacgtgtggaagtcagagaacaacttgtgggagtcggtTCTGCCTGGCTCCCAACTCAGACTTTTCAAGGAACCACAAATCGAACCCTCCCGCCTTCTCCTAGAACCCAGGAttcacccccaccccgccccacacccacacccagttTCCAGCCAGGGTGTCCTGGAGAGGGGCGGGCAGCCTCTGAGCGGGCCTCGAGGGTCCTGGCACCACCTCCTGGTCCCTGCCACATTGCCCTGGCGGAGGCGACTTAAAGCCCTTATAAGGAGCGGAGACGCGCGGCCAGGCTGGGCCTCCCGCCCCTGCAATCACCGCCCAGGGATCTCCCTCCGCCGACTGCCAGGCTGGGGCTTGGTTAACGTCACTCACGCCCCTAGCGGGCCTGAAGGCCGGCCCTTTGTCCACACTGGCTTCCACTCCGCCCAGGGGCAAGTCctaggggaggaagaagagggcgGTGCTTCCTCGGGGTAACCTCTGAGACCTCGCTCTCGGGCTCGCCGCCAAGTATGCGTCCCCACAAGGAGATAGGTCCCAACTGTAGAGTCTAGGGCTCGGGGTCAGGGTGCTGCGAGGGAGGACCGTCTGAGATCCGCCCTGActgcctttctcctcctcagGGCTTCTGGTCAACCTTTTCCAGGTGCGCAACCTTCTTCGCCTTTGCAGCGGGATCTTTCTCCTTCCGGTCGTCAGTTAAGACTGCAGGTGAGTGAGCTAGTGGCCCTATTTTCTAGTTCTTGAGGGTGGAGCGGCTGCGGTCTGGACTGTAATTACAGTTCTTGAAGGTGAAGGGCTGGGTGAGGGGGAGCCCGAAGTCTAAGGGAAGAGGGCTGAGGTTCTGGACCGTGAGTCTTAAGAGAGGAGGGTCCTATTCTGAGTCTGATGGAAGAGGACCTGGAGCCTGGATCCCTGAGTCTAAGAGTGGAGTGCTTGCAACCAGAATTTTGGGGTCAATGATAGGAGGGCTGGTGATTCCTGGGTCTGACTAAGGGAGGTTGGCCAGGAATACTGAATTGTTATGTACAGAAAGGGCCAGGGCCTGGATCTCTGGGTatgagggaggaggggaatggtGCCTAGATTCCTAGATCCTGATACAGGAGGAACTTGAAAGGATTCCAGAGGATAGAATCAGTTATCCATGTGCCTAAGAAGTTGTATCCAGGAGCTGGCTCCTGTGTACTTTGGGAGCTGTTCTGGGACAGCGTGAGCTTCCAGAGGTTAAAGCCTGCCCTTTTGTCTTCCATGGGACTGACCTTAGCATGACTTTTCCTAGGGGAACGTAATGAATAACTTATGCTCATCTCAGAGCACGAAATGACATACTACCacgtggtggtggcgcacacttttaatcccagcacttgggaggcagaggcaggcagatctctgtgagtttgaggccagcctgagtgagttccaggacacctaggactacatagagaaactctgtctcaaaaaccaaaaaaaaaaaaaaaaaaaaaaaaaaaaggaggatgaCAGACTAAATAAACTTAACCAGAGTACAGCTTGTTGAGCCAATGAGTTGATTAGGATACTTGCAAGGGCCTGggcatcactgaaaagcccaccgCAGCCGGGGTAATGACTCATGAAAGATACGTTTGTGGAGCATACTGCCCAACTTGTAGTTAGCTGGGCAGAAGAGCCTtccaacccccccaccccaccacaccttggtttttcgagacaaggtttctctgtgtagctctgcccatctggaacttgctatgtagaccaagctggcctcgaactcacagagatccacctgcctctgcctcctgagtgctgggattacaggcatgcacacacaccccccccagcTAAATGAAATATCCATccctccaccctcacccccacacacccacataccccTCATTGCCACCCCATCCTCTTACTTGCTCAATCAATGTTCATATATCCTTGTGCTGGGGATTCAGCTTTGGGAAGGGGCCTCATACCAAAACCTTGTACTTTCTGAgtatgtttcctgagccttggaagtTCTTatgatctttcttctttctaacatgtaattatctgtgtgtgtgtgtgtgtgtgtgtgtgtgtgtgtgtgtgtgtatgtgtgcatgtgcatgtgtgcgtgtgcgcacgcACCTCGTGGCAAgggtacagaggtcagaggacaattaggACAATTTTCAGAGTTCAGttctgtgcaccatgtgggtcttggggattgaactcaggtttgtcAAGCTCTGTTGCAAGTTCCTTTGCCAAATGAACTGTAATTGGCCCAGGTCTTTATAGCTTTTGAGTCATTTGAACCTTTCCGTTCCCTCCAGCAGCTGATGTTCAGTTCAGAGGAAATGACGGCAGAACTGAAAATAGCAATAAGGAAGTTTTATTTCCCTGGGTCTGGGAACCACCTCCCCATATTTTGGGGGGCATCAGCTGAGAGGTCAGACAGTTAGCATCTTGAGGAGGGAGCTGGCATCAGACTCCAGGTCTGAGTCTAAGACAAGGTTTGTCAGTGGAAAAACAAAAGTTAGTCCTTCTACCCCTATCCTATGTCTGGGTCATAGGGGATTAGGAGGCTGAGAGGCACGTCCGGAGGTCCAGCCCTGCATGACCGGCCTTGAAAGATAGAAATTTCAGTGGATGGAGCTGGGCTGCTGAACAGTGAGAGCAGAGGCAGTTGAATTTTCCTGAACTTGAGGAACCTGTTGGCCTAGTCCCTATAGGAATTGATAGGCTCCATGATAGGAAAGAGGAAACTGAGctgcctttgattttttttttttttttctttcttccatgtctgaAGTAGGATTAGGGGGAGGATTCGTGAAACTTGAAAGGAGGGCAGAAAGAAAGTTTAACGTTCCAGATCAGAGATCTCTGGGAGAGGACTAAGTAGAAGGATGGAGGTCCAGTGCTCTGGTTAGATGTGGGAGCTGGAATGGAAGATGGAATATTGGATGTATAGGGGCTGCTGATGTCTAccataaaagaattatttttgcggggcatggtggcacacacctttaatcccagcactctcgaggaagaggcaggcagatctctgtgagttagaggccagcctggtctagaaagagcgttctgggacagccagggctgttatacagagaaaccctgtgttaaactagaaaaaccaaaaaagaaaaaaaaaaaatctactcattGGGCCTAAGGTTTGAGGAAGTTGGAGTCTTGGCTGTGGAGAAGCTAGATATGACTGAGTTGCTGCAGGGTAAAAGGGGGAACTTTGTTCATAGAGCCTGGGGTATAAAGCCCTAGGTCACACAAAGGAGGAAGTGATATAACTCACACTTATATCAGGATCTTAGaccataatcttttttttttttttaaggcagaatcTCGTTCTGTATAGAATTCACtattgtaacccaggctggcttccatctCATGGTAAtcctacctcagcttctcaaatactaggatcacaggtgtgcatttGGTCTATGCGGTGCTGGGATCAGAGTCAGTAGGCAAGCATGCTAtcaactgaaccacatccccaaaACCACAGCCCTGCCTACGTGTGAGTTTGGGGTGGgtctgtatgcacatatgtggggGAGGTCAGAGGCGACttggaggagttggttctctccttccaccaggtgagCGGGgccccagggatccaactcaggttgttCAGCATGGCAACGAGTTTCTTTGTCCACTGAGGCATCTGGCTGGCCCACCATACTCCAGCAGTTGAGAGGTTGCTGAGTccctggggggtgggaagagcaAGAAGCACTGCTTTGGGTTTCTGGATTCTGAGTTATCTCATGGGCAGATGAGCCTAGAACCTAGATGACCAATCCGTTCTTATAGTTTATAAACaggttccttttatttatttttttttcttcaattttttttttcagttctcagggtttctctgtgtagcctttgctgtcctggaactcaatctgtagaccaggctggcctcgaactgagagatctgcctacctctgcctcctgagtgctgggattaaaggcgcgcgccaccactgcctgagttACAAGTTCCATATTTTGAGACATACCCTTTTCTGAGTTCAAGATAATTTGTTCCAAGACAGAtgaggggctgggtgtgtggATTCCTCAGTATGAGACCTTATccaaatggtttctttttttttttttccctcagccaTGCCGGTATCAGTGACCCGCACAACCATCACGACTACAACaacatcctcctcctccaccattgTGGGGTCCCCTCGGGCACTGACCCAGCCCCTGGGCCTCCTCCGCCTCctgcagctaatatccacttgtgtGGCTTTCTCACTGGTGGCCAGTGTGGCTGCTTGGACTGGGCCCATGGGTAACTGGGCCATGTTCACCTGGTGTTTCTGCTTTGCCGTGACGCTCATCATCCTGATTGTGGAATTAGGCGGACTCCAGGCCCACTTCCCCCTGTCATGGCGCAACTTCCCCATCACCTACGCCTGCTACGCGGCGCTCTTCTGCCTGTCATCTTCCATCATCTACCCCACCACCTATGTGCAGTTCATGGCTCACGGACGTACCCGGGACCACGCCATCGCCGCCACCACCTTCTCCTGTGTCGCCTGTTTGGCCTACGCCACCGAAGTGGCCTGGACTCGTGCAAGGCCGGGTGAGATCACTGGCTACATGGCTACCGTGCCGGGGCTGCTGAAGGTTTTCGAGACCTTCGTAGCCTGTATCATCTTTGCCTTCATCAGCGAGCCATCCCTGTACCAGCAAAAGCCGGCCCTGGAGTGGTGTGTGGCCGTCTATGCCATCTGCTTCATACTAGCTGCGGTGACCATCCTACTCAACCTGGGGGATTGTACCAACATGTTGCCCATCCCTTTCCCCACCTTCCTGTCAGGCCTGGCCTTACTGTCTGTCCTCTTGTATGCCACCGCCATTGTCCTCTGGCCCCTCTACCAGTTTGATCAGAGGTATAATAACTACCCCCGGCGGGCATCGGATTCCAGCTGCACGTATACACACCCCCACTCTGTGTGTTACTGGGACCGCCGACTGGCGGTGGCCATCCTGACGGGTGTCAACCTGCTGGCCTATGTGTCTGATCTGGTGTACTCTGCCCGTCTGGTTTTTGTCAAGGTCTAAGGTTAACAAGGGgttcccctccccatcccttcaGGCAACCTCTTCATCTTATTGCCCAAGTTTTTGGTACCGTCCTGTTTcctccctcccatttcctcttcctcatatTCTTCCTGACTCattgttctctttccttgtttcactttcttcccttcccacttcctgtttgcttatCTATCTCCTGTTTTGCTGCCCCAGAGCTGTCTCCACAGCCCTCTGCTTCACCTCTCTCCTATTCCTATTCCCATAGTTTCCCTGGGAGCCCTGagttcttgctctctctccctcacccctcAAAGGTGCTGACTCCACTCATCCCACACTCCTTTGCGGATCTTCACCCCATGGGCGTCTTTAGGGCCCTCATTGCCAaagcatgcctgcctgcctgcctgccttagCTGTGCCTtagtatgtgcgtgtgtgttaaAGGGGTTGGGGACCGGGCGCATAACGCACCTCTCCTTTAagttcaaaaccaaaaccaaaacaaaacaaaaaaccctggagGTCAATAATTCCCGGTAGCCAGGAGTCTATAagcagagaatccctgtctctaCCTTGTCACTCAACTTTGCCTAAAATTGACTCTAGAATTTTTTACCAGGCTTACTGAAGACCCACTGCCTAGAGGCTATCCTAGATGAAGCAAAGAATGGATGCCTTTTGCTGAATTATTTATTCTCTGTTCTATccaaaaacccaccaaaaataCCCACATGGTCTTAAAGGCAACTCTGAAGTATTTCTGAGGGACAGTAATGGTGGCCCTCCATCTCAGTGTTTAAAAATAACATGGCCTGCTTTAGCACAGATGGGAAGAAAAATGGCCTCTGCTGGCCTTAGAGGCATTCTTGgcctcttattttttttcctgaacatgaaagcaaaaaccaaaacgactaagaagctcttttttttttttttttaaagcttttgagacagggtctcatgtaacccatgCTGGTCTCGAACTTAACTATGTAGCTGGTGGCTGCCCTTGAACCCTTGGTCTTCCCGTTTCCACCTCTcaggtgctgagatcacaggtgtgctaCCAATCCAGCTGTGTGAATCATTCAAGAGGGACGTTTCTTAACCAtcttttcttggggggggggcattgtcaGGGTTGggatagcatgtgtgtgctgCACACGCACCGGGTCTGTGTGTCTTAATGTTAGTTGCTTCTTGCtgctgctttctgcttctctgggaCTCACATGCATTACttggtatatatagatatatataaatgtataaatatatattttattttttttttaaatttttctggaGCTTTAGGTTCCTCTAGCTCCTCCTGTCAATCTTCTCTTCCCGCCCCCCACATCcataatgttctttttttaaaatctcaatatAAAGATAACAGGAAGACTCATGCTTTCTTTATCacgggaggggaggggggagtgagggtagatgggtggggagggggagtgtgggtaggtgggtggggaggaCTCCAAGAGAGGGTCGGGACCCAGATTCTTTGGTTTGATGGCAGAAGGGGGTTGAGACGAAGAACCTTGGCCTCATCAGAAAGCAGTGGCAGCGTCAGgatcccccctccccttcttttaagacagtctcacgtagcctaggctggcttcaaactcactatgtagccaagggtaaATTTAagccctgtctccacctccagtgctgggattccaggtatgagccaccacaccccaTTTATGCAGCGCTGaggaggacggaacccagggcttgGCATATGCTGGGccagcactttacctactgagctctTTACCATAGCCTGTTAGTTttctaaattattctttaaaaccaagagagagagctcagaaGCTGGTTAAAAGCACACGCTTCAGCATCAGGGCTTGCATCCCAGTACCCATGGAACAGGCTGAGCATGCATGCCCTCAGGTTGGGGGACAGAGGTCACTGGGGATTGCTGGTTCCTGCCTCAGGGTGAAGAAAGGTGAtatgacacccttttctggcctctatacctacattcacacagacatatacagacatttgtaatgtttttggtttttttagaggcagggtttctctgtgtagctttgatgcctgtcctggaactcactctgtagatcaggctggcctcgaactcacagagatctgcctggctctgcctcctgagtgctaggattaaaggcgcacgCCACCCCCTCCCAAcacattttataatctttttaaaaagagggaagaaaccAGGAAGGTTGGCTAGGAAAGACATGAACATGATTTCTCCCCCAGAGAGTCCCATGAGTACTTGAGAAATAGAAGCCACCGTGGCTTGGCAAGTCCCGCAGAGGGAGAGTGCTtgctagcatgtacaaggccctagcAGTCCTatccctagcaacacacacaGGGATTCAGGAGGAAAATCTCACCTTGGCAACCCAGCAGTACAATGTCCTGGCCACGGAGGGGGTGCAGTTAAAAATGCCGGAGGTCAGTTCATAGCACCCACACTAGCAGATCACAACTCCAGTTTCATGAGAGATAGCTCTGAGGTTAAAACTGCTgacaccctctggcctccacaaccagacacagatacacaaaagTAAGTTCAAAAAAAATACAACGTCCAAGCTGGGTATGGTTGCCcttgcctttaatgccagcacttgggaggcagaggtaggcagtgagttcaaggccagcctagtctacatagctagttccaggacagtcacagctacagagggaaaccctatctcagaaaaccaaatatgtatatatattccaatTTGGGTGCAACAGTTTTCTCCAAAATGCACTCATTTCCCCGTGTTTCCCAGCACAGTCTCCTGACAGTTCATGCAACACTGTTCTATCTCCTAAGTACCATTCATAGCTGCCTTCTCCTTGACTATCCTCTGTCCAACTTACCCTTGTCCCGGAAGGACCCACTCCATCCAGATCTGATCCTGCCCCTCCCTGTGAAATTCACCTGaacatcacacacataaaacacacacacacacacacacacacacacacacacacacacacacacacacagaaattccaGGATCTGGctggcagtggttaagagcactggcttctctttcagaggacccggattcaattcccagcacccacatggcagctcagaactgcttataactccagttccaggcatttgacaccctcacacaggcaaaaaaccaatgcataaaattaaataaatcattaaaaaaattccaGGATCATatggaaccttttttttttttttgcaactgtAACTTGGAAAACATTGCAAAAtttggaaatgaataaaaaattaaaaaaaaaaaaggaaggacatgactgcttTTAGGTATGGTGGAGGTGAAGGTTTATTGTAGACAGCATGGAGAGCATAGCCAAAGAGATATctaggagagtccagagtgaataTGACCCTGAGCTGGGCCACCTGAGaaaagcagggagggagaggggagaaccAGGAGACCAAGAGGCCAGGAGGGTAAAAGGTAAACAGAAGGACCATGTAGCCAAAATAGCTGGATTATATAGGAAAGGGCAACCGGGAGACGGGCAGCCCGACCCCTGAGTTGGCGTAGTTTAGGGAAGGGATGGCTGTGCCAGCCAGACTCTggaacaggtagggactgagggaggcaggaagaacctGGCAGGCAGGTCtgttttgatatgttaaataggcaggTCAATCAGccttttgtcccaggtttgagtCTTAACAGGAAGTACATGGGAGAAGGGCCAGTTAGCACACACATTCATGGGTAAGGAATGTCTTATATTTTTCAGTGTTTACCAAGACCTATCTGCATGAATCCTTCTTCTCAGAAGGGCATTGCACCCACTCCTTCCCCTACCTGGTTCAAGAATACCTTCTGGAAGACACCAGAAAGAACACTAGAAGGTTGTGGGTGCCAATC
Protein-coding regions in this window:
- the Myadm gene encoding myeloid-associated differentiation marker, which codes for MPVSVTRTTITTTTTSSSSTIVGSPRALTQPLGLLRLLQLISTCVAFSLVASVAAWTGPMGNWAMFTWCFCFAVTLIILIVELGGLQAHFPLSWRNFPITYACYAALFCLSSSIIYPTTYVQFMAHGRTRDHAIAATTFSCVACLAYATEVAWTRARPGEITGYMATVPGLLKVFETFVACIIFAFISEPSLYQQKPALEWCVAVYAICFILAAVTILLNLGDCTNMLPIPFPTFLSGLALLSVLLYATAIVLWPLYQFDQRYNNYPRRASDSSCTYTHPHSVCYWDRRLAVAILTGVNLLAYVSDLVYSARLVFVKV